The window TGGATGTTCACTATCCCGCAGGCTCGCATGGCTTTTGCGATGCGCAACGAATAATCGACTATCTGTTCCTGCTCAGCCTGTGTCAGCGTTTGGGGCGGATAGACGGTCATGCTGTCGCCCGAATGCACGCCCGCGCGTTCGATGTGCTCCATGATGCCCGGGATGAGAAAATCCTCTCCGTCGCCGATCAAATCGACCTCGGCTTCCTTGCCCTCGATGTACCGATCGACCAGCACAGGCGCCCCGGGCATTGCCATAACTGCCGCCGACCAGTAAGAACGCAGTTGATCGGGCGAGCGAACGATCTCCATCGCTCGACCGCCTAAAACGTAGGACGGCCTCACCAAGACCGGATAGCCGACGACTTCGCCCACTTCGAGCGCGTCTTCCAGCGCATGGACGGCGCGACCAGGCGGCTTCGGGACGCCCAACTCAAGCAGCAAGCGGTCAAACCGATCCCGGTCTTCGGCGATGTCAATCGCTTCGGGCGAGGTGCCTAGAATAGGCGCGGCGCCCTCCAGTTTATGCGTCAGATTGATAGCCGTTTGGCCGCCGAACTGCATCACCAGCCCGTCATTGTCGCCCAACCGCTCGTGCTCGATCAGGTTGAGCACATCCTCGGCCGCTAACGGGTCGAAGTAAAGGGCGTCGGAGGAGTCGAAGTCGGTCGAGACCGTCTCGGGATTGCTGTTGATGATGATGGAGCGACGCTTGGCCTCGCGCAATGTCTGCACTGCATGGACCGCCGAGTAGTCGAACTCGATGCCCTGCCCTATGCGAATGGGCCCCGAACCGACCACGATCGCCTTGCCTTGGGAGCGCTCTGGCGGCTCGTTGTCGGACGAGCCGGAATAGGAAGAATAGTAGTAGGGCGTCAGCGCCGCAAACTCTCCCGCACAGGTATCGACCATCTTGTAAGTCGCTCGAATGCCCCAAGAGAGCCGAGCGCGGCGCACGTCGGTTTCTGACAATCCACTAAACGAGGCCAACAGTGAATCGGGCATGTTCATCGCTTTCGCCCGTCGCACCAAGCCCTGTGTTTCTTTCGTTGCGGCATCGGGCGTCTGGATGGCCGACCGCAAAGAGGACGAGCCGCTCAACAGGAGCTGCTCCATCTCGACCAGATTGCGAATCTTGTTCAGAAACCAAGGGTCGATTCCGCTCAGGTCGCGCGCCTCTTCCACCAACATGCCTCGCCGAAAGGCCTCGGCCACAAAGAAGAGTCGCTCGTCGGTCGGTACGGTCAGCAGGTTTTCCAGTTCCATCGGGCTCAAGCGCGACGCCTTAGGGTAGCGCAGATCGTGCGTGCCCGCTTCCAAGCTTCGCACCGCCTTCATCATCGCGCCCTCAAACGTTCGGTCGATGGCCATTGCCTCTCCCGTCGCCTTCATCTGGGTGCCCAGCTGCCGGTCGCCCTCTGGAAACTTATCGAACGGGAAGCGCGGAATCTTTACGACGACGTAGTCCAATGCGGGCTCGAACGCCGCCGATGTGCCGGTGATCGGGTTGCGAAGCTCATCGAGCGAGTAACCGACGCTGATTTTGGCGGCAATGCGCGCAATCGGGTAGCCCGTGGCTTTGGACGCCAGAGCGGAGGAGCGCGAGACGCGTGGATTGACCTCGATCACATAGTAGTCTGCTCCGTAAGGATTGAGCGCGAGCTGCACGTTGCACCCGCCCTGAATCTGGAGCGCCCGAATGATCTTGAGCGAGGCTGATCGCAAAAGCTGATACTCAAAATCGGAGAGCGTTTGCGAGGGCGCGACGACGATCGAGTCTCCCGTGTGCACGCCCATCGGGTCGAGGTTTTCCATATTGCAGACGATGATCGCGTTGTCGTTCGCGTCGCGCACGACTTCGTACTCGATTTCTTTCCAGCCCAACAGGCTGCGTTCGACCAAAATCTGCCGCCTGGGAGAGAGTTGCAGCCCGCGCAGGCCGATCTCCATCAGCTCGTCCGCATCGCGCGCCACACCGCCGCCCGTGCCGCCCAGGGTGTAGGCGGGTCGGACGATGAGGGGGTAGGTCGCCTGGTCTTTCAGGATTTTCAGTTCGTTGGGGCTTTCCACGATCCAGCTTTCGGGCACCGGTTCTCCGATTTCTCGCATCAAGGCTCGAAACCGTTCGCGGTCTTCGGCAGCTTGGATCGCGCTGAGGGGCGCTCCCAGCAGGCGGACGCCGTGTTTCTGCAAGATGCCGCGGGTGGCCAGGTCGGCGGCCAGATTCAATCCCGTTTGGCCGCCTAAGTTGGGCAAGAGGCCGTCCGGCTTCTCGATTGCAATGATCTTCTCGGCGAATTCGACGGTGAGCGGTTCGATATAGACGCGGTCGGCGGTTTCGGCGTCGGTCATGATCGTGGCCGGGTTGGAATTGATGAGGACGACCTGGAGGCCTTCTTCTTTGAGGGCGCGGCAGGCTTGCGTGCCGGAGTAGTCGAACTCGGCCGCCTGTCCGATGACGATCGGGCCGGAGCCGATGAGCATGACCTTTTTCAGGTCGGGGGCTAGCATTGCGGCCCCGTATCAAAAAGGCCGACCCCGGTCGCGCGGGATCGGCCTTGGATTCGGTGTCTGGTCATTCTTGAGTCCCTTGGTCGCCTCACGGGACGACGCTTAAAGGGTAGGCCAATTATACTCGATGGGCTATGCGCCGGCCATCAGTTCGGGCAACTGAACGCTCGGCTTGATGTTGTTGAGCGCGCGGAACCAAGCCTGCTCGTCGGCATCGGTCTCGCCTGCCAGAAAGATGCGGGATAGGCTCGGTCGAGGGCCGTACAGATAGTCGCAGATCGCATCGACCGCCATCTGGGCCGACTCTAACGGTTGCATATCGGGGTTGCCCATGCTCGGGTTGGGCATCGTTACCGTTTTGAGACTGTGGGCGTCTGCCGTTCGCAGCGCCGATTGGATCGCCTCGGGATAGTCGTTCGGATGGTCGACCGCGGCCAAAATCAGCCTTCGAGACGGAACGCGCGCGCCCGGGATAAGCACAGCATCGCCTGGCTTGATCGGTGCGAGAGCCTCAATCGAACTGTTGACTCGGGCCTTGTGAAGATAGGCGCCGCACGGACGCTCATGCTTGCGGCCCCCCGGCATCAGATTCCACGCGGGCGCATTGAGGTTAGCATCGGTGAAGAGAATTACGGCATCGGTCGGCAGTTTTGCGATGTTTTTGGTCTGCGCGGTGTTAAGGGAAGTAAACCGCACCTTCAGATAGCCTAAATCCTCGACGCTCTGGCCGCTCGACGAACGTTTTGCCTGATCGGCGATCACCCATGCGCTCACGGCATCGAAGCAGACGATCTTGGCTTCCTTCAAGCCGTTTGAAGCGCCGATAGCCCCTATGATCGCGATCGCAGTCTCTTCGGTCAGCGCTCTGCGCAGGTCGCTCGTATAATCGACGAAAGCCACCGTTTGACAGCCGTTCTCTACGGCCATTCTGATCGCCGAGTCCATCGCGCGGCGCTGCAGATCGAGGCTCGTTACCCCTGCATGGTCAAAGATGTTCGTGTGGACGACCTTTTTAGCGCGCATTCGACCGGCCTGCGTCATCACGGCCTGACCGGGTTCGATGGGCGCCAGCGCGTTCAATTCGTTCTCAATGATATAGCCGCCCGAATAGTCGCGCACGGCCTTTCGAACATGCGACACCATGCGTCCGGTCTGATCGCAAGTGAGGATGAGGGCGTCGGCGGCGAGATTGGGAACGGAAGTGGGCGCAATCGCAAAGACTCGGGTCAACGTTTGGTCGATAAGGGTCGTTTGTCTGGGCTTGAGCAGGGTCAGCCAAGGATGATGCATTCCGTCCTCCTGCCGTCGAGTATACCCTGCGGGCTACGCATGGTATAATTTAAGCGA of the Armatimonadota bacterium genome contains:
- the carB gene encoding carbamoyl-phosphate synthase large subunit, which codes for MLAPDLKKVMLIGSGPIVIGQAAEFDYSGTQACRALKEEGLQVVLINSNPATIMTDAETADRVYIEPLTVEFAEKIIAIEKPDGLLPNLGGQTGLNLAADLATRGILQKHGVRLLGAPLSAIQAAEDRERFRALMREIGEPVPESWIVESPNELKILKDQATYPLIVRPAYTLGGTGGGVARDADELMEIGLRGLQLSPRRQILVERSLLGWKEIEYEVVRDANDNAIIVCNMENLDPMGVHTGDSIVVAPSQTLSDFEYQLLRSASLKIIRALQIQGGCNVQLALNPYGADYYVIEVNPRVSRSSALASKATGYPIARIAAKISVGYSLDELRNPITGTSAAFEPALDYVVVKIPRFPFDKFPEGDRQLGTQMKATGEAMAIDRTFEGAMMKAVRSLEAGTHDLRYPKASRLSPMELENLLTVPTDERLFFVAEAFRRGMLVEEARDLSGIDPWFLNKIRNLVEMEQLLLSGSSSLRSAIQTPDAATKETQGLVRRAKAMNMPDSLLASFSGLSETDVRRARLSWGIRATYKMVDTCAGEFAALTPYYYSSYSGSSDNEPPERSQGKAIVVGSGPIRIGQGIEFDYSAVHAVQTLREAKRRSIIINSNPETVSTDFDSSDALYFDPLAAEDVLNLIEHERLGDNDGLVMQFGGQTAINLTHKLEGAAPILGTSPEAIDIAEDRDRFDRLLLELGVPKPPGRAVHALEDALEVGEVVGYPVLVRPSYVLGGRAMEIVRSPDQLRSYWSAAVMAMPGAPVLVDRYIEGKEAEVDLIGDGEDFLIPGIMEHIERAGVHSGDSMTVYPPQTLTQAEQEQIVDYSLRIAKAMRACGIVNIQFVLQDGQAYVIEVNPRASRTAPYLSKVTGIPMISLAMQCQLGLRLSELTPHAGLLPERPLVAVKAPVFSSLKLANVDTVLGPEMKSTGEVMGVARSYPAALFKAMTAAGMAPPRKGAALLTLADADKEQGIALARALSDRGFRIYATRGTAKPMARAGVAVTEAPKIGEGKPDIIDLLRDRRVQALINSPSGDRKAQTQGWLLRRAAIEQGIPCITSLDTAWAMLKALDAPEDQSPMAVQDY
- a CDS encoding macro domain-containing protein: MHHPWLTLLKPRQTTLIDQTLTRVFAIAPTSVPNLAADALILTCDQTGRMVSHVRKAVRDYSGGYIIENELNALAPIEPGQAVMTQAGRMRAKKVVHTNIFDHAGVTSLDLQRRAMDSAIRMAVENGCQTVAFVDYTSDLRRALTEETAIAIIGAIGASNGLKEAKIVCFDAVSAWVIADQAKRSSSGQSVEDLGYLKVRFTSLNTAQTKNIAKLPTDAVILFTDANLNAPAWNLMPGGRKHERPCGAYLHKARVNSSIEALAPIKPGDAVLIPGARVPSRRLILAAVDHPNDYPEAIQSALRTADAHSLKTVTMPNPSMGNPDMQPLESAQMAVDAICDYLYGPRPSLSRIFLAGETDADEQAWFRALNNIKPSVQLPELMAGA